The following coding sequences are from one Capsicum annuum cultivar UCD-10X-F1 chromosome 3, UCD10Xv1.1, whole genome shotgun sequence window:
- the LOC107861985 gene encoding uncharacterized protein LOC107861985 isoform X2, with product MHGSNIFAFFIIGPSLPGSSKLPANDNFVKLLGKDPIMTDMKRCEKEKNGKIGWNDGAQFSSTSARDSPEASEEDVAAAEALLELGYAVSISKNSNLPESSKRPCKRKNFLSQEEGKSTDDVCSERVDVHGYRVLACSAPILDAIFAKYGDIAENCHNKSPYTRGFLLDVVCDAVRELKTGAVRSSSVKAMKDIASVAKDANVDVTWLQQYLNEISEDEEMERTRRAEFLNSLFPTSSS from the exons ATGCATGGGAGTAATATATTTGCGTTCTTTATCA TTGGTCCATCCTTACCTGGATCTTCCAAGTTGCCTGCAAATGATAACTTTG TTAAATTGCTAGGGAAAGATCCAATAATGACTGATATGAAGAGATGcgaaaaggagaaaaatggaaaaataggTTGGAATGATGGTGCACAATTTTCATCAACTTCAGCAAGAGATTCACCAGAAGCTTCAGAAGAAGATGTTGCTGCTGCGGAGGCATTACTg GAATTGGGTTATGCTGTTTCAATCTCCAAGAACAGCAACTTACCTGAATCCTCCAAAAGACCGTGTAAAAGGAAGAACTTCCTATCCCAAGAAGAG GGAAAATCAACTGATGATGTATGCAGTGAAAGGGTTGATGTACATGGCTATCGTGTACTAGCGTGCAGTGCTCCTATACTTGATGCCATTTTCGCCAAGTACGGTGACATTGCAGAAAACTGCCACAATAAGTCACCGTATACCAGAGGTTTCTTGCTTGATGTTGTTTGTGATGCCGTCAGGGAGCTGAAAACTGGTGCTGTTCGTTCTTCTTCAGTCAAAGCTATGAAAGATATTGCTTCTGTCGCCAAGGATGCCAATGTTGACGTAACTTGGCTGCAGCAGTATCTCAATGAGATATCTGAGGATGAAGAAATGGAGAGAACCCGTAGAGCCGAATTTTTGAATTCACTGTTTCCCACCTCTTCTTCTTAA
- the LOC107861985 gene encoding uncharacterized protein LOC107861985 isoform X5: MHGSNIFAFFIIKLLGKDPIMTDMKRCEKEKNGKIGWNDGAQFSSTSARDSPEASEEDVAAAEALLELGYAVSISKNSNLPESSKRPCKRKNFLSQEEGKSTDDVCSERVDVHGYRVLACSAPILDAIFAKYGDIAENCHNKSPYTRGFLLDVVCDAVRELKTGAVRSSSVKAMKDIASVAKDANVDVTWLQQYLNEISEDEEMERTRRAEFLNSLFPTSSS; encoded by the exons ATGCATGGGAGTAATATATTTGCGTTCTTTATCA TTAAATTGCTAGGGAAAGATCCAATAATGACTGATATGAAGAGATGcgaaaaggagaaaaatggaaaaataggTTGGAATGATGGTGCACAATTTTCATCAACTTCAGCAAGAGATTCACCAGAAGCTTCAGAAGAAGATGTTGCTGCTGCGGAGGCATTACTg GAATTGGGTTATGCTGTTTCAATCTCCAAGAACAGCAACTTACCTGAATCCTCCAAAAGACCGTGTAAAAGGAAGAACTTCCTATCCCAAGAAGAG GGAAAATCAACTGATGATGTATGCAGTGAAAGGGTTGATGTACATGGCTATCGTGTACTAGCGTGCAGTGCTCCTATACTTGATGCCATTTTCGCCAAGTACGGTGACATTGCAGAAAACTGCCACAATAAGTCACCGTATACCAGAGGTTTCTTGCTTGATGTTGTTTGTGATGCCGTCAGGGAGCTGAAAACTGGTGCTGTTCGTTCTTCTTCAGTCAAAGCTATGAAAGATATTGCTTCTGTCGCCAAGGATGCCAATGTTGACGTAACTTGGCTGCAGCAGTATCTCAATGAGATATCTGAGGATGAAGAAATGGAGAGAACCCGTAGAGCCGAATTTTTGAATTCACTGTTTCCCACCTCTTCTTCTTAA
- the LOC107861985 gene encoding uncharacterized protein LOC107861985 isoform X3, whose product MRTCMGVIYLRSLSEVGPSLPGSSKLPANDNFGKDPIMTDMKRCEKEKNGKIGWNDGAQFSSTSARDSPEASEEDVAAAEALLELGYAVSISKNSNLPESSKRPCKRKNFLSQEEGKSTDDVCSERVDVHGYRVLACSAPILDAIFAKYGDIAENCHNKSPYTRGFLLDVVCDAVRELKTGAVRSSSVKAMKDIASVAKDANVDVTWLQQYLNEISEDEEMERTRRAEFLNSLFPTSSS is encoded by the exons ATGCGTACATGCATGGGAGTAATATATTTGCGTTCTTTATCA GAAGTTGGTCCATCCTTACCTGGATCTTCCAAGTTGCCTGCAAATGATAACTTTG GGAAAGATCCAATAATGACTGATATGAAGAGATGcgaaaaggagaaaaatggaaaaataggTTGGAATGATGGTGCACAATTTTCATCAACTTCAGCAAGAGATTCACCAGAAGCTTCAGAAGAAGATGTTGCTGCTGCGGAGGCATTACTg GAATTGGGTTATGCTGTTTCAATCTCCAAGAACAGCAACTTACCTGAATCCTCCAAAAGACCGTGTAAAAGGAAGAACTTCCTATCCCAAGAAGAG GGAAAATCAACTGATGATGTATGCAGTGAAAGGGTTGATGTACATGGCTATCGTGTACTAGCGTGCAGTGCTCCTATACTTGATGCCATTTTCGCCAAGTACGGTGACATTGCAGAAAACTGCCACAATAAGTCACCGTATACCAGAGGTTTCTTGCTTGATGTTGTTTGTGATGCCGTCAGGGAGCTGAAAACTGGTGCTGTTCGTTCTTCTTCAGTCAAAGCTATGAAAGATATTGCTTCTGTCGCCAAGGATGCCAATGTTGACGTAACTTGGCTGCAGCAGTATCTCAATGAGATATCTGAGGATGAAGAAATGGAGAGAACCCGTAGAGCCGAATTTTTGAATTCACTGTTTCCCACCTCTTCTTCTTAA
- the LOC107861985 gene encoding uncharacterized protein LOC107861985 isoform X4: MHGSNIFAFFIIGPSLPGSSKLPANDNFGKDPIMTDMKRCEKEKNGKIGWNDGAQFSSTSARDSPEASEEDVAAAEALLELGYAVSISKNSNLPESSKRPCKRKNFLSQEEGKSTDDVCSERVDVHGYRVLACSAPILDAIFAKYGDIAENCHNKSPYTRGFLLDVVCDAVRELKTGAVRSSSVKAMKDIASVAKDANVDVTWLQQYLNEISEDEEMERTRRAEFLNSLFPTSSS, encoded by the exons ATGCATGGGAGTAATATATTTGCGTTCTTTATCA TTGGTCCATCCTTACCTGGATCTTCCAAGTTGCCTGCAAATGATAACTTTG GGAAAGATCCAATAATGACTGATATGAAGAGATGcgaaaaggagaaaaatggaaaaataggTTGGAATGATGGTGCACAATTTTCATCAACTTCAGCAAGAGATTCACCAGAAGCTTCAGAAGAAGATGTTGCTGCTGCGGAGGCATTACTg GAATTGGGTTATGCTGTTTCAATCTCCAAGAACAGCAACTTACCTGAATCCTCCAAAAGACCGTGTAAAAGGAAGAACTTCCTATCCCAAGAAGAG GGAAAATCAACTGATGATGTATGCAGTGAAAGGGTTGATGTACATGGCTATCGTGTACTAGCGTGCAGTGCTCCTATACTTGATGCCATTTTCGCCAAGTACGGTGACATTGCAGAAAACTGCCACAATAAGTCACCGTATACCAGAGGTTTCTTGCTTGATGTTGTTTGTGATGCCGTCAGGGAGCTGAAAACTGGTGCTGTTCGTTCTTCTTCAGTCAAAGCTATGAAAGATATTGCTTCTGTCGCCAAGGATGCCAATGTTGACGTAACTTGGCTGCAGCAGTATCTCAATGAGATATCTGAGGATGAAGAAATGGAGAGAACCCGTAGAGCCGAATTTTTGAATTCACTGTTTCCCACCTCTTCTTCTTAA
- the LOC107861985 gene encoding uncharacterized protein LOC107861985 isoform X6, whose protein sequence is MHGSNIFAFFIRKDPIMTDMKRCEKEKNGKIGWNDGAQFSSTSARDSPEASEEDVAAAEALLELGYAVSISKNSNLPESSKRPCKRKNFLSQEEGKSTDDVCSERVDVHGYRVLACSAPILDAIFAKYGDIAENCHNKSPYTRGFLLDVVCDAVRELKTGAVRSSSVKAMKDIASVAKDANVDVTWLQQYLNEISEDEEMERTRRAEFLNSLFPTSSS, encoded by the exons ATGCATGGGAGTAATATATTTGCGTTCTTTATCA GGAAAGATCCAATAATGACTGATATGAAGAGATGcgaaaaggagaaaaatggaaaaataggTTGGAATGATGGTGCACAATTTTCATCAACTTCAGCAAGAGATTCACCAGAAGCTTCAGAAGAAGATGTTGCTGCTGCGGAGGCATTACTg GAATTGGGTTATGCTGTTTCAATCTCCAAGAACAGCAACTTACCTGAATCCTCCAAAAGACCGTGTAAAAGGAAGAACTTCCTATCCCAAGAAGAG GGAAAATCAACTGATGATGTATGCAGTGAAAGGGTTGATGTACATGGCTATCGTGTACTAGCGTGCAGTGCTCCTATACTTGATGCCATTTTCGCCAAGTACGGTGACATTGCAGAAAACTGCCACAATAAGTCACCGTATACCAGAGGTTTCTTGCTTGATGTTGTTTGTGATGCCGTCAGGGAGCTGAAAACTGGTGCTGTTCGTTCTTCTTCAGTCAAAGCTATGAAAGATATTGCTTCTGTCGCCAAGGATGCCAATGTTGACGTAACTTGGCTGCAGCAGTATCTCAATGAGATATCTGAGGATGAAGAAATGGAGAGAACCCGTAGAGCCGAATTTTTGAATTCACTGTTTCCCACCTCTTCTTCTTAA
- the LOC107861985 gene encoding uncharacterized protein LOC107861985 isoform X1: protein MRTCMGVIYLRSLSEVGPSLPGSSKLPANDNFVKLLGKDPIMTDMKRCEKEKNGKIGWNDGAQFSSTSARDSPEASEEDVAAAEALLELGYAVSISKNSNLPESSKRPCKRKNFLSQEEGKSTDDVCSERVDVHGYRVLACSAPILDAIFAKYGDIAENCHNKSPYTRGFLLDVVCDAVRELKTGAVRSSSVKAMKDIASVAKDANVDVTWLQQYLNEISEDEEMERTRRAEFLNSLFPTSSS, encoded by the exons ATGCGTACATGCATGGGAGTAATATATTTGCGTTCTTTATCA GAAGTTGGTCCATCCTTACCTGGATCTTCCAAGTTGCCTGCAAATGATAACTTTG TTAAATTGCTAGGGAAAGATCCAATAATGACTGATATGAAGAGATGcgaaaaggagaaaaatggaaaaataggTTGGAATGATGGTGCACAATTTTCATCAACTTCAGCAAGAGATTCACCAGAAGCTTCAGAAGAAGATGTTGCTGCTGCGGAGGCATTACTg GAATTGGGTTATGCTGTTTCAATCTCCAAGAACAGCAACTTACCTGAATCCTCCAAAAGACCGTGTAAAAGGAAGAACTTCCTATCCCAAGAAGAG GGAAAATCAACTGATGATGTATGCAGTGAAAGGGTTGATGTACATGGCTATCGTGTACTAGCGTGCAGTGCTCCTATACTTGATGCCATTTTCGCCAAGTACGGTGACATTGCAGAAAACTGCCACAATAAGTCACCGTATACCAGAGGTTTCTTGCTTGATGTTGTTTGTGATGCCGTCAGGGAGCTGAAAACTGGTGCTGTTCGTTCTTCTTCAGTCAAAGCTATGAAAGATATTGCTTCTGTCGCCAAGGATGCCAATGTTGACGTAACTTGGCTGCAGCAGTATCTCAATGAGATATCTGAGGATGAAGAAATGGAGAGAACCCGTAGAGCCGAATTTTTGAATTCACTGTTTCCCACCTCTTCTTCTTAA